The Gemmata palustris genome includes a region encoding these proteins:
- the cas3g gene encoding type I-G CRISPR-associated helicase/endonuclease Cas3g, whose product MSSPTPDQFEAFYKAANGKKDDPNFGPFPWQDRLAARVCGGDWPRAIALPTAAGKTTCIDIAVFALACGAADFRQPRRIFFVVDRRIVVDQAWMHAKKLAKALHTAKSGILKQVADALRAIAEPGWHELSEKEQDEVRPLDVYALRGGMYRESAWARSPLQPTVIASTVDQIGSRLLFRGYGVSDSMKPVHAGLVGNDSLILLDEAHCAKPFDQTMQAVEQYRTWGEKNDAPLRFVSITATPSGGLPEAQIERAAAEDLAHPVLGARINARKPARLVVAEKAKGKTWRQWGKPLVEKLMEQAKELATEFACVGIIVNRVATARELAKRLGAEAVLLTGRMRPLDRDRLFTERLQPLLSGASGEPPKFVVGTQCLECGADFDFHALVTECASLDALRQRFGRLNRVAARSNAKAVIVIRSDQTEPEEKETDRDPVYDNAIANTWNWLNANAKDGAFDFGVSAVNEVLSGVPDEKLSELNAPSKDAPVLFPAHLDCWVQTHPIPTPDPDPALFLHGPKQAGQPDVQIVFRADLGDNSDLWAEIVALCPPSSSEAVAVPIGVFKKWMTDELVTDDTADVEGGTPEEKDESEEEPTPGERVALRWKGGDSDQTLVLTVPSDEFVRPGNLFVVPCSAPGIEGLGDFPFGSVTDYAEEAFQRSRDKALLRLPDLVIPEDASKNEEIESVTAAIERLKELSNGDLPDWRKRAADHFAEPKNLRRCEIERHPLGGFVITGKRRLGQFDPTYLDDSEPAESFRGVAVALKDHSAGVAWHAERFAKECGLDRTLFTQAGLWHDLGKLDPRFQAMLRQSSPRTVVGDPLAKSARSPRTEVERDEARQVHKYPKGARHELLSVALVTEKVGADKVNDLLLHLIATHHGSARPFASPVDDTTDGIDAHRPFTPELFGETFPSISCRQDIRAWNAELPERFWRVVRKCGWWGSAYHEAVFRLADHTQSAAEQEAEVTPAPANTAWVPISTDTAQTGLHPLPLTGLDGSNPLAFLAALGTLVVCDQLSHSAESPDWLLGRVALSWGNADSPNTPILNLCARPPSPIEFAQFLADHLRRTPETHSMAAALAILEQEESARRSLIRPFHPPTATNDRVVRDWLTALLCETNPAVASQLQTVRRDYLIGNIRSVMHRTEADHLRRSLFEPWDYADSLNNQSLHWEPSEDRRHAYQWLVPTNARSRETGGMLGANRLALEAWPLFPSFPDGGDRVRTRGFRGNRVANTYWIWPLWTSRLTPDGVAPILSLSKLQSQSLDANALRCFGVTTVYQSQRILVGKTPNLTPTRALV is encoded by the coding sequence ATGAGTTCGCCCACACCGGACCAGTTTGAGGCGTTCTATAAGGCCGCTAACGGGAAAAAGGACGATCCGAATTTTGGACCGTTCCCGTGGCAGGATCGGTTGGCCGCTCGTGTGTGTGGCGGCGATTGGCCGCGTGCGATTGCGCTACCAACGGCTGCGGGTAAGACCACGTGTATCGACATCGCGGTGTTCGCGTTGGCGTGCGGGGCGGCAGACTTCCGCCAACCTCGCCGCATTTTCTTCGTCGTGGACCGGCGGATCGTCGTCGATCAGGCGTGGATGCACGCAAAGAAACTGGCGAAGGCACTTCACACAGCCAAGTCGGGAATTCTGAAACAGGTCGCGGATGCGCTGCGTGCCATTGCCGAACCGGGGTGGCATGAACTGAGCGAGAAGGAACAGGATGAAGTGCGCCCACTGGATGTGTACGCGCTTCGTGGCGGCATGTACCGCGAGTCGGCGTGGGCACGGTCGCCACTGCAACCCACGGTGATCGCCTCGACGGTCGATCAGATCGGCTCGCGGTTGTTGTTCCGCGGGTACGGTGTGTCCGATTCGATGAAGCCGGTTCACGCGGGGTTGGTGGGCAACGATTCGCTCATCCTGCTCGATGAGGCTCACTGCGCGAAACCGTTCGATCAGACGATGCAGGCGGTCGAGCAGTATCGCACGTGGGGCGAGAAAAACGATGCGCCGCTTCGCTTCGTGTCCATCACCGCGACCCCGTCAGGTGGATTGCCGGAAGCGCAGATCGAACGCGCCGCTGCCGAAGATCTCGCCCACCCAGTGCTGGGCGCGCGGATCAACGCGCGCAAGCCCGCCCGCCTCGTCGTCGCGGAGAAAGCGAAGGGCAAAACTTGGAGGCAGTGGGGAAAGCCGCTCGTCGAGAAGTTGATGGAGCAAGCAAAGGAACTCGCGACCGAGTTCGCGTGCGTCGGGATCATCGTGAACCGCGTCGCAACGGCGCGCGAGTTGGCGAAGAGGCTCGGGGCCGAAGCAGTGCTTCTCACCGGACGAATGCGCCCGCTCGACCGCGACCGCCTGTTCACGGAACGGTTGCAACCACTCCTTTCGGGTGCATCGGGTGAGCCGCCGAAATTCGTAGTTGGGACGCAGTGCCTGGAGTGCGGTGCCGATTTCGATTTCCACGCCCTGGTGACCGAGTGCGCAAGCCTCGACGCACTCCGGCAACGATTCGGGCGACTGAACCGTGTTGCGGCTCGGTCGAATGCGAAAGCAGTGATCGTGATTCGCAGCGACCAGACCGAACCCGAGGAGAAGGAAACCGACCGTGATCCGGTGTACGACAACGCCATCGCGAACACCTGGAATTGGCTGAACGCGAACGCAAAGGACGGTGCGTTCGATTTCGGCGTATCGGCAGTAAATGAGGTGCTCAGCGGCGTTCCGGACGAGAAACTGTCGGAACTGAACGCGCCGTCTAAAGACGCGCCGGTGCTGTTCCCCGCACACCTCGACTGCTGGGTGCAGACGCACCCAATTCCGACGCCCGATCCCGATCCGGCGCTTTTCCTGCACGGCCCGAAGCAAGCGGGTCAGCCGGACGTTCAGATCGTATTCCGCGCCGACCTCGGCGATAACTCGGACCTGTGGGCCGAGATCGTCGCGCTGTGCCCCCCATCGTCGTCCGAAGCCGTCGCTGTACCGATTGGTGTGTTCAAGAAATGGATGACTGACGAACTCGTGACAGACGACACGGCTGATGTGGAAGGCGGAACACCCGAGGAAAAGGACGAGAGCGAAGAGGAGCCGACACCGGGCGAACGGGTCGCGCTACGTTGGAAGGGCGGTGATTCGGACCAGACGCTCGTGCTCACCGTTCCGAGTGACGAGTTCGTCCGCCCCGGCAACCTGTTTGTGGTTCCGTGTTCTGCGCCGGGGATTGAAGGGCTGGGTGATTTTCCTTTTGGTTCCGTGACGGATTACGCAGAGGAAGCGTTTCAACGTTCCCGTGACAAGGCGCTGTTACGGCTGCCGGATTTGGTGATTCCCGAGGACGCCAGCAAGAACGAAGAAATCGAATCGGTCACCGCGGCTATTGAGCGACTGAAAGAACTGTCCAATGGCGACTTACCGGATTGGCGGAAACGGGCAGCGGACCATTTTGCCGAACCCAAGAACCTCCGGCGTTGTGAGATCGAACGCCACCCCCTCGGAGGGTTCGTCATCACCGGTAAGAGGCGCTTGGGTCAGTTCGACCCGACGTACCTGGACGACAGCGAACCGGCCGAGTCGTTCCGCGGTGTCGCGGTCGCACTGAAGGATCACTCTGCCGGGGTCGCGTGGCACGCCGAGCGCTTCGCCAAAGAGTGCGGTTTGGACCGCACGTTATTTACGCAGGCCGGGCTGTGGCACGACCTCGGGAAACTCGATCCGCGGTTCCAAGCGATGCTGCGGCAATCGTCGCCGCGAACCGTGGTGGGTGACCCGTTAGCGAAGTCCGCTCGTTCCCCGCGCACCGAGGTCGAACGTGACGAGGCCCGACAGGTTCACAAATACCCCAAAGGTGCTCGGCACGAGCTACTCTCGGTCGCGTTGGTCACCGAGAAAGTCGGTGCTGATAAGGTCAATGACCTCCTGTTGCACCTGATTGCGACGCACCACGGCTCCGCGCGCCCGTTCGCGTCTCCGGTGGACGATACCACCGACGGAATCGACGCACATCGGCCATTCACGCCCGAGCTGTTCGGCGAGACGTTTCCGTCGATCTCTTGTCGCCAGGATATTCGTGCTTGGAACGCGGAGTTGCCGGAACGGTTCTGGCGGGTGGTTCGTAAGTGCGGTTGGTGGGGATCGGCCTATCACGAAGCCGTATTTCGCCTCGCCGATCACACTCAAAGCGCTGCGGAACAGGAGGCCGAAGTCACTCCGGCCCCGGCCAATACAGCGTGGGTACCGATTTCGACAGACACGGCACAAACCGGGTTACACCCGCTCCCGTTGACCGGCCTTGACGGGTCCAACCCGCTCGCATTCCTTGCAGCGCTGGGTACGCTCGTGGTTTGCGATCAACTATCGCACTCAGCCGAGTCTCCCGATTGGCTCCTCGGGCGCGTTGCGCTGTCCTGGGGGAATGCGGATTCGCCGAACACTCCCATCCTGAACCTGTGCGCCCGACCGCCTTCGCCAATCGAGTTCGCGCAGTTTTTGGCAGATCATCTGAGGCGCACGCCCGAAACTCATTCGATGGCTGCCGCGCTCGCGATCCTCGAGCAAGAGGAGTCGGCCCGTCGGTCTCTCATTCGACCGTTCCACCCGCCAACCGCTACCAATGATCGAGTGGTGCGGGATTGGCTTACTGCGCTGCTCTGCGAGACAAACCCTGCGGTAGCGAGCCAGTTACAGACCGTTCGCCGGGATTATCTGATCGGTAACATTCGCTCGGTAATGCACCGAACCGAGGCGGATCACCTGCGTCGGTCACTATTCGAGCCGTGGGACTATGCCGATTCGCTCAATAATCAGTCGTTGCACTGGGAACCGAGTGAAGACCGCCGTCATGCGTATCAGTGGCTGGTGCCAACGAACGCTCGGAGTCGCGAAACGGGCGGGATGTTGGGAGCGAACCGTCTTGCGCTGGAAGCATGGCCCCTGTTCCCATCGTTCCCAGACGGTGGAGATCGCGTCCGAACGCGCGGCTTCCGGGGAAATCGGGTCGCAAACACGTACTGGATCTGGCCGTTATGGACTTCCCGCTTGACACCGGACGGCGTGGCCCCGATCCTCAGTTTGTCGAAGCTCCAATCCCAATCTCTCGACGCCAACGCACTCCGATGTTTTGGCGTAACGACCGTTTACCAAAGTCAGAGGATCTTGGTGGGCAAAACTCCGAACCTGACCCCGACCCGCGCACTCGTGTGA